The Candidatus Binatia bacterium nucleotide sequence CTGGAGCTTCGAGCGAACGCTGGTCGAGCAGCTCGCGGGACGCTACCGGGCCGACTCTGATCGTGTCCTCGGCGGTCAACGTCGGGGGATACCGCGAAGCCCCGCTCGACGAGAAGATCCTCGAGGACCTCCGCGCCGTACCGGGGGTCGCCGTAGTGGCGGGTAACCAGGCGAGAGACGTTGCGTCGGAGAAATCGGCGGTAACTCTCAGTGCGTACGACACGGCTTACCTGGAGGACCCCCGCATTGCATTCGTGCAGGTGAGTCACAATGGCTCTCCTGCTTCCACTCTAGGCGGGACTCGTGTTTTGGCTTCACGAGCCCTGACTTACGACTGGAACATTGCCCCCGGCGATACCGTGGTTCTCGAGACGGCGCGCGCAAACCTCCCCTTCTCGGTCGTCGGTATTGCGGAAAACGAGCCCGAACCGGCACTCGTCATCCACCGCGACACGTACCGGGAGCTCTGGAACGATCCGACGATCTGGTTTGCGCACGTGGCGCTCGAGCCCGGCACCGATCTCGAAGAAGCCCGCCGGGAGATCCTGCGGCGGCTGGGAAGAAAGTACCGCCTGCGGGTGCGCACGCGCGGGGAGCTCGTCGAGTACTTCGCCGGACAGGCACGGCAGGCCTTCAGTCTCCAGTACGTGCTCGAGGTGATGGTTCTGGTGCTGGTGCTGGTGGGGATCGGGGACACGCTGGCGAGCGGTGTGGTGGAGAGGACACGCGAGCTCGGGATGCTGCGGGCGGTGGGGATGAGCCGGAGGCAGCTTTTCGGGATGGTGACGCTCGAGGGGCTGGCGATCGGCTCTCTGGGGGTGGTGCTGGCGGTGGTGGCCGGCGTGGGTCTCGGGGTTTTCTGGGTGGAGGAGCAGTTTCCGCGGGTGATGGGCTGGAAGCTCGATCTGCACGTGCCGTGGCGGGTGGTGGGAGGGATTGCGGTGGTGACGATGGCGCTCTGCCTTCTGGGCTCGCTTCTTCCGGCGCTGCGCGCCGCCCGGCTTTCCGTCCCCGAGGCGCTCAGAAACGAATGACGATGTTTCCGGAGTGAGAAGCCATGAGCGCACGAACCCAACATCGAAGGAACGGAAACGGTCTCGCCGTCCGGGTCGAGGAGGTGATGAAGCGCTACCGGGCCGGCCGACATGTCGTCTATGCGCTCTACGACCTGAGCCTCGAGGTCGGCGTCGGGGAGTTTCTCTCGATCATGGGGCCGAGCGGATGCGGGAAGACGACGCTGCTTCACCTGATGGGTGGTCTCGATACACCCGACCGGGGTCGGGTGTTTCTCGGGGGAAGAGACCTGGCCACGATGACGGACGACGAGCGAAGCGAGTTGAGGCTCCGGCAAATCGGCTTCGTCTTCCAGAGCTACAACCTGGTTCCGAGCTTCACCGTGGAAGAGAACGTGCTTCTTCCCCTCCGGTTCGCCGGCACTAAGTGGTCCGAGGCTCGGGACCGCGCGCACGCGATGCTCTGGCAGGTGGGAATTTCCCCGGACGCCTATCGCCGAAGGCCCGGAGAGCTCTCTGGAGGCGAGCAGCAACGGGTTGCAATTGCCCGCGCGCTCGTGACCGAACCACGTCTGCTTCTTGCCGACGAGCCGACGGGAAACCTGGACTCCCGTACCGGGCAGACGATTCTCGAGCTTTTGCGGACGCTGAACGCCAAGCGCGGCGTTACCGTCGTCATGGTCACGCACAACGCCTACGCCGCGACCTACGGGCACCGGACGATCGAGCTCAAAGACGGCCAGATCGTCCACGAGGCGGAAACTCCACCCCAAAAGGACCCCCCCGCGGCGGGAGAATCCTGACCGCAGCGCGGGAAGGCCGCGGCCGGAATCCGTGACGAGCCTCGGACTTTTTCTCTCGCTTCGCTTGCCGACGGCTCGTTTCCGCGCGGATTTCGGGCGTTTGGCATTGAGCGTGGTGGCGGTGGGTCTGGGGGTTGGGTTGGTGGTGGGGTTTTTGGTGATGAACGGGGCGGTGATGGGGTCGTTTTTGGGGGTGGTGGACGGGATGGTGGGGAGAGCGGAGCTTACGGTGAGGGGGAGCGAAGGGGTGACGTTCGGGGAGGAGGTGGTGGAGGCGGTCAGGGGGGTGGAAGGGGTGGAGGTGGCGGTGCCGCTGGTGCGGGCGGTGACGTTTTTGGATGACGGGAGCGGGGAGGTGCTGACGGTCCACGGTGTGGACCTGGGTTCGGAGAGCGAGGTGCGGGTGTACTACCGGGGGGACGGGAAGGGGGTGGTGGAGGACTGGGTGGAGTTTTTGAGTCAGGAGGACTCGGTGGTGCTGGGGGAGGAGTACGCGCGGGAGAAGGGGATTGCGGTAGGGGATCGGGTGGAGCTGGTGACGCCGCGGGGTGTGGAGGGGTTCGTGGTGCGGGGGCTGGTGGGAGGGGGAGAGGGGCTGGTGCGAGCGCTACGGGGGCGGCTTGTGGTGATGGATCTCTGGGCGGCGGAGAGGGCGTTTACGAGCGAGGGACAGATCAACCAGATCGACGTGGTGGTGAGGGACGGGGAGAGCGTGGAGGCGGTCAAGGGGAGGATCGAGGGTGTGGTGCCGGAGGGGCTTCGGGTGGAGGAGCCCGTGGTACGCAAGGAGGTGATCCGGCGGACGGTGGGCGGGTTTCAGGCGATGCTGGTGGGGTTCAGTTTTCTGGCGGTGGTGGCGGGTTTTGTGGTGTCGCTGAGTCGGCTCGGGGCGGTGTTCGAGGGGAGGATGTGGGAGGTGGGACTTCTGAGGGCCGTGGGGGTGAGGAGGCGGATGGTGGTGGTGGAGCTGATGAAGGAAGGGGTTTTGGTGGGAGTTCTGGGGACGGTGCTCGGGTGGGTGGTGGGAGCGGGAGTGGCGAGTGTGGGGCTTCCGTATCTGGCGCGGACGACGGCGATAGCGTTTCGGCTTCCGGTGCCGGAGGCGGAGGTGAGCTTCGGTGTGTGGTCGTTCGTGGTGGGAGGGCTGGTGGGTGTGGTGGCGGCGGTGGCGGCTGCGTGGGCGGCTGCGCGGAGGGTAGCGGGGGCGAACGTGGTGGGAGTGCTCAGGACGAGGGGGCGGGAGTGGGTGGAGTGGGAAGGCGAAAGGAGGAGACTGGCACTCGGGTGGAGCGGAGCGATTGCGCTCGGGGTGGTGGGGCTTCTGGTGCTGGAGAGGGTGACGGGGCAGGCTTGGATAGGGCACGGGACGACGGCGCTGGTGGCGGTGTGGGCGGGGGTGAGTGCGGGGCCGCTGGTGAGGGTGCTGGGCGGGTGGGTGGTGAAGGTGTGGGAGCGGGCTTTCGGTGTGGTGGGATGGGTAGCTGCGGGGGGATTGGTGTGGAGGCCGCGCCGCTCGGCGCTCACGGTGGGGACGCTGGGGATCGGGCTCGGGTTCGTGCTGCTTTTGGGGATGCTCGGCTGGAGCTTCGAGCGAACGCTGGTCGAGCAGCTCGCGGGACGTCTCACCGCGGCCTTGCTGATCGTGTCCTCGGCGTTCACGACGTCGCGGGTTACCGCGAAGCCCCGCTCGACTGACGAGCTCCTCGAGGCACCTGCGCGGCCGTTCCGTGGGTGACTCACGTGATCGGTGAGCAGCAAACGGGACGTCGGAGACCGTCGGATGGTAGAGTGCTGACTGGCTTAACTGCGTTTGACGCCCACTGCTTCTCGGATCACGAGGGCTTTGCGATTGGGACCTGGGCAATGGGCACGCGTGAGTTGGCTTGAGCGGGTAGCCTCTGGTGAGGCGGCGATAGTCTCCCAGTCGTTTGCAAGCGTTTTTGGTCGTGAGACGCCGGTGCGCCTGAGGGCTGGGGCAGTTTCTTTGGCATTGCCAGTCGTAGGTATTACGCGGGGACAACCCGTGAGTGCTCGTCATCCTACCGTCGACACGATATACCGGGAGCTCTGGCACGATCCGCCGTTCTGCTACTTGGCGCACGTAGGCGCTGCGAGCCCGGCACCGATCTCGAAGAAGCCCGCCGGGAGATCCTGCGGCGGCTGGGAAGAAAGTACCGCCTGCGGGTGCGCACGCGCGGGGAGCTCGTGGAGTACTTCGCCGGACAGGCACGGCAAGCCTTCAGTCTCCAGTACGTGCTCGAGGTGATGGTTCTGGTGCTGGTGCTGGTGGGGATCGGGGACACGCTGGCGAGCGGTGTGGTGGAGAGGACACGCGAGCTCGGGATGCTGCGGGCGGTGGGGATGAGCCGGAGGCAGCTTTTCGGGATGGTGACGCTCGAGGGGCTGGCGATCGGCTCTCTGGGGGTGGTGCTGGCGGTGGTGGCCGGCGTGGGTCTCGGGGTTTTCTGGGTGGAGGAGCAGTTTCCGCGGGTGATGGGCTGGAAGCTCGATCTGCACGTGCCGTGGCGGGTGGTGGGAGGGATTGCGGTGGTGACGATGGCGCTCTGCCTTCTGGGCTCGCTTCTTCCGGCGCTGCGCGCCGCCCGGCTTTCCGTCCCCGAGGCGCTCAGAAACGAGTGAGCTCCTCCGGCGGCCGTGTTTCGCCAGACGCTCTCTGTCCTCCCGAAAGCTCGCACCCAGCCTGCTCCGGCAAGCCGTGAATCGGGGAATCGGCGGAGCACGTTTTGTGCCAAGGCGCACCCTGGCGGTGCCGCACGAAGAGCGCATGTGGTTGACCTTGGCGTCGTGCTCACGTCGACGAAGCGCTCGTTGTGTCGACCTCCGGACACTCGAGCGCCGCTGCCCGGCAACGGCGCTGTGAGTTGACCACGAGGGCCCTCCGATTTGCGGATTCGAAGCGCCGTGTGGGGAATGCATCGGTTGCCGTCGCGTGCCATCCGGAGGGACGCGCTCCGTCGCGTCCGGGGAGGCGGGGACGCAGGCCAACAACGTGGCCCTGCGAGCGCAGGGGGCGTCGGACGTCGCCTCATGATCGCCGGTCCCGTTCGCGGACACGGCCATCCGGAGGGACGCGCTCCGTCGCGTCCGGGAGGCGGGGACGGACGCGCCGGGCATGAACACGGACCCGACAGAGCTGGGGTTGTGAGGAAAT carries:
- a CDS encoding macrolide ABC transporter ATP-binding protein produces the protein MSARTQHRRNGNGLAVRVEEVMKRYRAGRHVVYALYDLSLEVGVGEFLSIMGPSGCGKTTLLHLMGGLDTPDRGRVFLGGRDLATMTDDERSELRLRQIGFVFQSYNLVPSFTVEENVLLPLRFAGTKWSEARDRAHAMLWQVGISPDAYRRRPGELSGGEQQRVAIARALVTEPRLLLADEPTGNLDSRTGQTILELLRTLNAKRGVTVVMVTHNAYAATYGHRTIELKDGQIVHEAETPPQKDPPAAGES
- a CDS encoding hypothetical protein (possible pseudo, frameshifted), giving the protein MAGNQARDVASEKSAVTLSAYDTAYLEDPRIAFVQVSHNGSPASTLGGTRVLASRALTYDWNIAPGDTVVLETARANLPFSVVGIAENEPEPALVIHRDTYRELWNDPTIWFAHVALEPGTDLEEARREILRRLGRKYRLRVRTRGELVEYFAGQARQAFSLQYVLEVMVLVLVLVGIGDTLASGVVERTRELGMLRAVGMSRRQLFGMVTLEGLAIGSLGVVLAVVAGVGLGVFWVEEQFPRVMGWKLDLHVPWRVVGGIAVVTMALCLLGSLLPALRAARLSVPEALRNE